A window of Piliocolobus tephrosceles isolate RC106 chromosome 13, ASM277652v3, whole genome shotgun sequence contains these coding sequences:
- the MRGPRD gene encoding mas-related G-protein coupled receptor member D yields the protein MNQTLNSSRTAELALNHSTGSVVHTACLVLSSLAMFTCLCGMAGNSTVIWLLGFRMRRTPFSIYILNLAAADLLFLFSMAAMLSLETQPLVSTTDKVHELMKRLKYFAYTVGLSLLTAISTQRCLSVLFPIWFKCHQPRHLSAWVCALLWMLCLLTNGLTSCFCSKFWKLNKDQCFRVDMVQAALIMGVLTPVMILSSLTLFVRVRRSSQQWRRQPTRLFVVVLASVLVFLTCSLPLGFYWFVLYWLKLPLEIKVLCFNLSRLSSSMSSSANPLIYFLVGSRRSHRLQGSLGTVLQRALREEPELEGGETPTTGTNEMGA from the coding sequence ATGAACCAGACTTTGAATAGCAGCAGGACCGCAGAGTTGGCCCTAAACCATTCCACGGGGAGCGTGGTGCACACGGCCTGCCTGGTGCTGAGCTCCCTGGCCATGTTCACCTGCCTGTGCGGGATGGCAGGCAACAGCACGGTGATCTGGCTGCTGGGATTTCGAATGCGCAGGACCCCCTTCTCCATCTATATCCTCAACCTGGCCGCAGCCgacctcctcttcctcttcagcATGGCTGCCATGCTCAGCCTGGAAACCCAGCCCCTGGTCAGTACCACTGACAAGGTCCACGAGCTGATGAAGAGACTGAAGTACTTTGCCTACACAGTGGGCCTGAGCCTGCTGACAGCCATCAGCACCCAGCGCTGTCTCTCCGTCCTCTTCCCTATCTGGTTCAAGTGTCACCAGCCCAGGCACCTGTCAGCCTGGGTGTGCGCCCTGCTCTGGATGCTGTGTCTCCTGACAAATGGGTTGACCTCTTGCTTCTGCAGCAAGTTCTGGAAATTAAATAAAGACCAGTGCTTCAGGGTGGACATGGTCCAGGCTGCCCTCATCATGGGGGTCTTAACCCCAGTGATGATTCTGTCCAGCCTGACCCTCTTTGTCCGGGTGCGGAGAAGCTCCCAGCAGTGGCGGCGACAGCCCACTCGGCTGTTCGTGGTGGTCCTGGCCTCTGTCCTGGTGTTCCTCACCTGTTCCCTGCCCCTGGGCTTCTACTGGTTCGTGCTGTACTGGTTGAAGCTGCCGCTTGAGATTAAGGTCCTGTGCTTCAACTTGTCACGCCTCTCCTCGTCCATGAGCAGCAGCGCTAACCCCCTCATCTACTTCCTCGTGGGCAGCCGGAGAAGTCACAGGCTGCAGGGGTCGCTGGGGACTGTGCTCCAACGGGCGCTTCGTGAGGAGCCCGAGCTGGAAGGTGGGGAGACGCCCACCACGGGCACCAATGAGATGGGGGCTTGA